Genomic window (Tenrec ecaudatus isolate mTenEca1 chromosome 16, mTenEca1.hap1, whole genome shotgun sequence):
TTGGGTCTCTGAGGGTTCTTTCAGTCGTCTCATGAAAGCGCTCCCTCACGTCGACTTCACACGGCCTGGTAAGACTGTCCAGGCACTTCATGCTGCATGTCAGCTCCAACCACCAAGCCAATTCCTACTCAGAGTGACCACACAAGACAGGGGcaatggaactgcccttgtgggtttccgagagtagagagcctcatctttgtccagcGTAACTCCGGATGGTTCCAAACTGCTTACCTTACAGAGAGCAGCCAATATGTAATGCCTAccccccaccagggctctgttgtCAAAGGAGCTGAGCTCCCTCTTATGCTTTCTAATCGGCTCTACAGGCGGTCGAGAGAGATGGGGCGGGTTTCTTAAGTCTTACCAATATCCTTGACTTCATCTCCTGATTATCTGtaaagggaaataaaaaaatgACAACCTCACCATATTTTTTGGAGTAGATTTTTCAACCTATTTCCCGTCAGCCCACCACCCTTAGGAGTAAAATAAGCCAAGTGAGTTCGCGCAGAAAGGCCTGGGCGCCTACCTTTAACTTCCTTGTTCATTCGATGGATGTCTTATTTTACTCGCATtaaggaacaaaaagaaatctattTTGAAGTAGTTACAGTTACCAGGAAAATAACCTCAGATCATAGTTTCATAAACCCAGCACTCACCTCAAGGAGAGAGAAGGGGCCGTTCACCGTGAGAAACACACAGCCAGAGTCTCGGCAGGGGGGTGAGGAGGCTGCAACACTACGTCTGGGCCACCAATGGGGTTTGTAAAGGGACCAAAGTATGATCTTGCACCTCTCCCCCAAAATTAAAATGACCAACGTGACTGGCCTGTGCTTGTCTaccagatcctagatttagataCGGGGACCACCAGTAAGCACATTAGAGAGCCAATCAAATGAGGGACCTCTGAGTACTATACTATATAGCCCAGTGCTCAGCACTGACAACAAGAAGCACGTTCCACGGACTGGGGGATGCTGGACTCCCCGGGGCCCGAGGGCAATGCTCTGCAAGCGGTTCTAGACCTGTGCTCCACGTGAAACCATCCCGCTGCCTAGGGAGGGGCAAGGACTCCTTCAATGAAGCCCCAGGGTCGGCTAGCAGCTAGTAAAGCCCAACATGACCccgaattccagaaagatggggCAGAGAGAAGGCAAAGCCAGCCCAGGGCATCCAAATGAGCGCGAAGGCAGCAGCAGTCCCGGTGGGGAGAGGACAGACCGCGGCAAGAAGCTTTCTAACGTGTCCTGTCCCTGGTCTTCGCGGATCATCTTGTGGCACTGCAGAGCCAGCATCTATTTGCTgttttttggttctgttgtgtagAACTTTCAGTTTGATGAAACGACGGAGAAAAAGGAAATGGGGCGGGACAGCATCGGCATTGTCGCTGCCTGCCACTGACTGGATCTGCGGAGCCCCCACGAGGGAAGGCATCTCTGGGAGGACCTAAGGCTGTGGCTCTCAGGAGCAGGGGCCCGTGCATGGCTGCCTCCCAGTCAGACCAGTGGCTCTCTAATCTCCACCACTTTAGAACACTTGGGCCTCCACTTACCCAGACCCCTACGATTGTGTGACCACACAAGATTTGCTTATTACAGAAGGAGCAGCCTGGTAGCACAGCGGTTGAGCGCCCGCCTGGTGACGGAGAGATGAATGGTTCGAACCACCCGTCATTCAGAGGGAGAGAGCTCCGGCAAAGCCCCACGTGCCGGCTCTACACAGCCTGACAGGACAGCTACGGCACTGGGCCCTCTCACGTGCAACACCCCCACCAGGATGAAGCCAGGCAGGATACAGCAGAGCGCTTTGGCGAGGGACCCGGCCAGCAGAGTTTCCGTGTGTTGGCCCTTTAAGTCACCTGCAGAGAAGGACATTCTTAAATTACAGGAATTCTTGAAGCACGTCCTTGATCTGAAATCATTTTCAAACCAAAGCATTCTCCCCCAAGACGGAAAGCACACATTTTCAAAATGGCTTCTGAAACCAGTGAACACAGAACAGCGTTAGGACAGAGGGGGCCACACCAGCGTTCAGGTCACACTGCACACACCACCCGCGGGTGGTCCGAGACACAGAATGCGGCTCACCCCGGGAACGGAATGTCATGAGGCCCCTTAGGAGGAGCGGCGTCCGGAGGCACGCCGCATTCTGGATTAACCCTGGAGCACAGGATGCTTTTAAGGAGGAGAACCTTGCAGGCCGTGGGGGGGGGGACTTGAGTGGGGAGAGAACGGAGTCAGTACAGACGTGATGACATCATCGACGACCACAACTTTCAGCCAGGGGCCTACTGGTTGCGGGGGGGTTGGGCAAGTGACGACAACATCTGGGGTCCTATTTGACCGTCTGCCACAGCGGGGAGGCGGGTACTGACACCTGGTGGGTGCAGAGCTACAGTGCACAGGGCAGCCCCACAATCGACTCCTCTAGTGCAGAGTGAGCAAGCCCTGACCTAGCTGAGGAACGAAAAGGTGAGACACTGGAGAAGGAGGCTTCCGCAGATGGCGGAtgtgaggagaggagaggagccagagACGGGAAAGCTCAGGATGTGGACAACGAGGTGGGTGGGGATGACagggagagaggctggaaacggCACAGTGGCTGAAGAGAAAGCACTGGAAAGGCCCCTCAGGGGACCCCTAAGTGGAGATGCACAGGAATGTTCTTCACGTGAAACGGCTAGGGAAGGCGAGCGTGACGAAACAGAGCACACAGCCCACTGAAGGATGTGGTCAAGGAGAGCTCAGAAGGCACGGTCCAGAAGTGTGGACCCATGGGCGAGCAGGGAGTCCTCAGCGGCCCGCAGGCACGGACAGAGCAAGAAGAGCCTGGTCGCAGGGTCGAACCCCAGAGAGGGCGCCCAGGAAGAGTCGAGGAGCATCTCCGATGGACTGCACTGTGCCCTCCGAAAGGCGATGGGCTGCCGCCCTGACCCCCGTCTTTGTTACGTGACTGAGGCAGCTGCTGTCTCACACCAACAGCCCCCAAAATACACCAGGCCATTAAAGTAAATAAAGCCGTGCAGCAGATTCCACACGCAGAGAGGATGGGGCACCCACACGGCAGGTGATCTCCGAGGAGCCCAGGCACAGAGGCTGAAGAGACCCCGACCTGTCTACAAAGCCGACAGAGAAAGGGCCTGCCCCTGAGAGCCGGCAGCGTCTTATCAGACTCTGGCCTCCGAAACTGTGAGGAAATCGATTCTGTTTATGAAAGTCGCCCACTGTGGCATGTCTGCTGGTGGCAGCAGCGGGGCATCAGGAACCTCAACCTCCCGGGCCTTCAAAGCCAGCACCTTTGCCAAGATAACAACAGGGGAGGGAAGAGCGAGCCGTTACTCTTGGTCATGAGGTCCTTGATCTCTTCGGCAATGACTTCATTTGCTGCCGTTAACAGCTCGTATTTTCCATCTTTGCTCCCTGAGGGATTAAATTCGGAAGGCAGGTTGCCAGCATCTCCGAAGCAGTCTCCCAGCCGGCCGTTCTTTCCGGGATATAGGAAGCGACTAAAATGGGAggcggaacaacaacaacaacaaaaaaaacaagaaaatccaGTTATGCCTGGACTCCCGCTCCCGGCCCTCGCCCAACGGCCAAAGGAAGGcccaccactgaagacaaacaggaaCCCAGCAATGCTGCGCTCTCCAGATGCAGAGAGAAACTTCACATCTTGAACATGCACACAATAGACCCACTGGTGTGTCTGCCACCAGAGTGACTGAGTGGGGCCGGTGTTTTCTGGAGAACGTGGGAAAAGAGAGTGTGTCCTGGATTGGGAGGTATCTCCTCACATGCTGCTGCCTGCTGCTCCCCACcgtattttctcaaaggacaatcCACTAGTTCACTCTTCAAAAGGACATGCTATggaccccaaacacacacacacacacacacacacacacacacacacacacacacacacacagtcacactcactgccatcaagtgcttCCAAGGCTAGAAATCCTCACAGGAGCaaatggcctcctctttctcctgcgaagcaactgggagttttgaactgccagccttgcagttagcagcccagtgtctaaCCGACAGCGCCAGCCTCAGTGGTTATAAAGCCATGGTCCAAAGAGGTCCTTCTCGTGCCTCCTGCCCCTTGGGCTCATCAGAGAGGATGCTCTTTACGGAAAGCGAAAGCTCTGCCTATTAGTTTCCACTGGCACCCTAACCAAACTAGCGCCCCTTTTCATTCGACGCTGATtaaaatatgggggggggggggtgcggacgGACACACAGACCTGGCAGCCCATGGGCTTATTCTCCCACCAAGGAAGCAGCTTTAAGGACCAAGCAAATGGGAGAACCATGGAGAAGTGCCACATGCCAGATGGCCAAAATTACTCAGAAAGCCTCTGTGACACAGAGTATGAGCGGTGCCCGCGCGGGGTTACCCAGGATGACCAGAGACGATGGCCGTACCTTTCCTGAATGTGACTTGCGATCACAGCCAGCGAGTTGGACCGGTTCATGAATAAGTGGGAGTTGCCCAGCACCATCGCTGCGTCGAGGCATTTGGACAGCGTGAACTGTTACAGGGAGACAGACCGTGTTGGGAGGGCGGCCCAGTCCCCCCAGGGGCTGAGCCAGGCCCACCGTGACTTCCAGACCAGGCACAACTGGGCTACGGAACACCCCTCCGCGGAGATCATGAGCCGAGACCACTTGGAAGGTGATGGCTGCCTCATCCCACTTACGTGGTTCGGGTCTGGGGCAGCCCCATATTCCAGAAGTCATTTCTGGGGTACATTTCAGGGACAACAGGAGTGCCATGTCTTCTGTGCTGCAGTCACCGGCAACACTGGGGGCCACACATTGTGTAGCTGCCAAATGCCTATGTGATGCAAATGTGGAGGGGCctcatgggaaaatcccattggCTCTTCATTCTGTTTCctccatgaacgttttgaagaCCCCATGGACTCTTCGGGACCAATACAGAAAAGACCATCAACGACAAGTGGCAGGTCAGTGGTCCCGAAGCGAGCAGTGGCCGAGACTGActgcacagaggcacaggggaactTTGTCAGGGGACAGAAATGTTACACACAGGGACTAGGGTGAAGGGTAGAAGCAGGCCATTGAATAGGCCAttatagggggtggggtggggtggggggggagatttTTATGGTTTGCAAATTACACCTGTTTTCTGATTTGTTTTGCAAAACGCAACAGAAACAGATTCTCAGCTCAACCACTGTGACCCGGAAGCTCTTACAGCAGTCTTACCTGAGATCCTTTTAATGCTTGCTTTCCCCACCAGATGGGGTTGGTATCAACTATGATGACAAGAAGGTTCACTTCATCTTCTGAAAACATTAAGAGCAGCAAAAACAGAGCTCAGTCTCTTGACAGTGAACCTAGGCTAACATTCCTAATTAGTACTCTGGATCCAGAAAAGCAAATGCTCACCGGCCTATACTTTGACAAATACAAAACCGAGTTCTTttcaaggaagcctggtggcacagtgggtaccagttgggctgctaacgtcaaTTCCACtaggaggctttccattcctacagggggaaccaatcgcaatgatctacacataaccaccaccaccccaggggacgagcaacagaaaccatgagggaagggagacagcggccagtgtaagatatgaaaataataatcatttatcatggggtcaggagggtagggggagggtaaaaagagaagctgatacaaagggctgaataggaagtaaatgtttagaaaacaatgatggcaacatatgtacaaatatgcttgatacaattgatgtaagaacccccaataaaatggtctctttttgaaggcagtgagaaagaggaagttctttTGAAGGTTTAAAGCTTGCGGGCTAGGTGGGAGGGACGGGTGCATGCGGTCGGACCTCAACTTTCTGTACTGCTCTgtcttctccctcttccccctccaggcttttatattctttctggctccttagaagcaggttCAGAATTCTCAGGACTATTTGTTCCTAGCTCCTGGGACACCCTAGGAAAAGACAGTTGTTTTGCCTGTGTGGTGTTGTGTGTTACCAGCACATCTGAAACGTCTCCACCTCCTCATCTAAAATTGAGAGATCCAAGCTAGGGTTGCTCACTTCACAGGGATGCGGCGTGCATTCAAACAGAGCAACAAGGCGTGGGCACTTTTACAGCCTCAcagcgggtctcttgctttccactctttcctcccaccccccagcaggCCACAGATCTTATAAAAATAGCAAGCAGGAAAATGACATTTCCTTGCCTCCTCACACGAAAAGCTCAGGGACCAGGCCCTGCGCGGTCTTCCTCTATCCCTAGTGCCCTTTGCTCCAGCCGTCCCGACCTGCTCCTTCTATAGCCCGCGGCTTCACTCGAACCCACTTCTGGGTGAAACGAGACGCCTGGCCCAGGACAGGGCCTCTCCACTTCCAGGACAATTTCCCAGGACCTTCTCACAGCAGATGAGCTCACACATAACGGTCTTCCCGGAGGACACACGCTAGATTTTGCTCGCTCCCTTCCTGGACACTGTCCAGCACATCGTCTTATCGTATTGTCTTCCTGGCTCTTGTCAACCCTTGAGATCATTTCGATTTACTTTCTGATTGCCCGTCTGTCCCCCGTGCCCACTCCCCGGCATGTAACGCCACGAGAGAACGGCCTCTGTCTATCGTGTTCTCTGCTTTATCCCGAGCGCAGGAAATAATGCCTGGGACACAGAGCGCATTCCATGTTTCCTAAGTGAACGGATGAATGCGTGCAAGACCAAATGGGCCCCACCCAGTCCATAAACTGCACTGCGTCTGGGCGACCTTGGCCGAGCGGAGGAAGCCCAGTGCCGGCGCCTCTCTCACCATCTGACACCATGGCGGCTCCCGCACTCCCGCGCACCGCCAGCAGCAGCCAGACGAGCAGCCGGAAACGGCCCGTCCGCTTCCGGCGCCATGTAGTGACGTCATCTCGTTTGGCGCCGTACGCGCGGTCACGCCCCCGGCGCGCCGGAAGTCGGAGGCACCGAGCCGCGCggccccgcgccccgcgctgtcAGTCTCGCGGTGAAGAGCCGGGAGCTTCGCGGGTTCCATCGAGGCTGCGCGGGCTGCTCGGGACTTCGCTGTCCGGGGTGCATCATGGACGACAAAGGTAAGGCCGGCCGCGGCCAAGGCGCCTAAATTAGGGCGCCCGGTCCCGCACTTCGCACAAACAGGCAGCTCTCTGAGAGGTCTCGTGCCAAGTTCAGGTTGCTCGGTGCGATGCGCTACCTACTGCACAGACCACAGCTCTCTGGGTAGGGGTGAACCCCGGGGGGATCCACCTGCCCCCAGTACCCCTTGCGCCTTCCTACATCCGCCCCCCAGAAGAGCGAGACCTGGAAGCCAGGGGGCCGGCCTTCGAAGCCAGGCGTTCTTCATGTGTGGAGGAGGAATTATTCCTGCCTGTTGGATCTGTTACAGTACACCTATGTGTTTGCACAGTCCCAGGATTCCGAGAGTTCTTTCCCAAGGTTGTCTTTAAGTCGAGTTTGTCCATAAGTCAAAACAGGTACAGTTTCTAACGTCTGTTAGCATATGGGTAACTCCCTATGCCTGAAAGAAAAATCACTTCCAGATGCACATCTTTAGCATCGCGATAGTCATGTTTTGATGGGTCTTGCAAAGTAGCACCTGATTGTTATTAGGAACCATTGTTTAAGTACCTTGGACTTTTAATAAGAGATTTTTGGGAGGTTGTCTATAAATCCCGGGCTGCCTGTAAATGAATGTGCtggaatgaggctttctgcttccgtcaaggcttagaaactcaaagggagcagttctacaatgccctgtagggtcactatgagtcagaattgactcgatgacaatactTGGCTTGGTTTGTCCCCTAGAAGAACGGAGAGCTGGTGGGGCCGTGGGTCTAGCACTGGCTGCAGAGTCGTTGGTTTGAATTCCCTAATGCTTTTCAGGAGACAGATGGAGCTTCTGCAGAgatttgccatctcagaaacccccggaACAGGTGCCCTCTGTCTTGTGGGCCTGTGCGTCAGAAtcagctcggtggcagtgggtttgatttgggtttggctCCTGGAAGGATGTAGAAGACACGTCCACGCCACTGAGTTTGATTAGTCACTGTTTTCTCCCTTCCCAGAGTTAATCGAATACTTTAAGTCTCAGATGAAAGGAGATCCTGACATGGCCTCGGCAGTGGCTGCCATCCGGACTTTGCTGGAGTTCTTGAAGAGAGATAAAGGTGAAGGGCATGGCCTGCCTTGGGGTACCCTTCTGATAGCTCTTAGAGAAGTGCAGGAACTACAAGACGTGTGTGTGCTTACCGCCAGGCTCACCCTCATCCTCCATTTAAACTTTCCTTGTAGCTTGGAGAGTCCTCAAGTTATCATCAAAGcaccttctcccctcctcccccgttCTTTCACCTTGGCGTATGGACGGTTTTATTTACCATCTCTTTTTAAATGTCCTCTCACTTGTTGAGAACACCCGTAGTGGAACATACGCCAATTCTGCATTTTCCACTGGCACCATTTTATGACACTGATTGCATTCTTTAAGTTGTACACCCATTCGCACCCTCCCctcctgtcttttttttaatcattttattggggactcgtgcacctcttaacacaatccatacagacatccattgtgtcaagcacgtttgtacatttgttgtcatcctcattctcattttctttctacttgagcccttggtatcagctcattttccccctcactccctgtcCCCCTTCCCTCTCTGTCCCCCCCCCTTCATTTCTAAGAAATTTCTCTCTGTGACCATAAACTCACTGACGAGGGACCGGCCCCTTTTCTTAAGTGAAGGTTCCTTCCCGTCCGAGTAACTAGGGTATCTCAGGTAACCACGAAGCTTAGACTTGAGCACTAGTCCAGCTTTACAGATGTTGATGGAGCTAGAGGCagcagtaaatatctgggaatgaaTTCGGGTATTCCTGTTACATGCTGGGATCTGTTCATTTAGGTGTCCTAGGGGTCAGTCAATGAGGATAGTGCATTGTTGCAGAAGCAAAAGGACAATGAGAAAGGCCTCTCCACAGGGCGACCTAGAGATGCATGTCTCTAAGACAGCTTCCAGTCTTTCCCTTGTCCTTAGAGTGACATGAAGACCCCGAGCCCCACCCATGGCACCTTACAGACCCCTCTGCTTCCTTGTCCCTCTCTGTGGTTCCTGACTGACCCAGGCTGGCCTTTCTGTACTTCCCATCCCTGGGCTTGTGCATGGTTATAGTCTATGCCTGGAACCTGCCCCCCAGATCTTTCAGGGGTCCCCTTCCTGGGGGCCACCCTGGTCAACTCTTCCAAAAGTAGCTCCACCTTTCTCTTCCATCAGCTCTCTTCTGTCCCTAATCAGCCTGCctgtttacttgtgtgtgtgttgacTATGGACCTTCCCTCACCTGACAGCAACTTCCCTCCAGAGCAGGGACCCAGCGTGCTTTCCTCGAGGATGAGTTCTCGGTATCTCCCACGGTCCTAGCTTAGTGCAGGCCCCCCGTGAAGAGTCCCTGAGTGGCTGGATCTCAATCCCCACCAGGGCTAGGGGCTAAAATGCACATGGGCCTTCCAGGGGAGACTATCCAGGGCCTGAGAGCGAATCTCACCAGCGCCATAGAGACCCTGTGCGGCGTGGACTCCTCGGTGGCCGTGTCCTCGGGCGGGGAGCTCTTCCTACGCTTCATCAGCCTGACCTCCCTGGAGTATTCGGTGAGCCTCAGTCTCGCTCCTGCCTCCCTGACCGTTTCCTGGGAGGCTTTGTGTccgtgcccctcccctcccccgccactcACACCGCTCTCCTCCCCGCAGGATTactccaaatgcaagaagatcatgaTCGAGCGTGGCGAGCTCTTCCTCCGGAGAATATCGCTCTCCAGAAACAAGATTGCAGAGTTGTGCCACACCTTCATCAAGGACGGGGCGGTGAGGAGGCTCCTGTGCTGTGGGCGGGGCGAGAGAGGCGTGAGGGCTCTGGAGTCCAAGGGACCCGGGCAATATCTGGTGCTGCCACCCATTTGCTGAGCACCCTTGGCCCGGTTGCCAAACCCCTCTGGGCGACCTTTTTCACACACGTCATAGCAGGGTGCTGTGAGGATTTGGTGAGGTGGCGCCGTGATAAACAGCAGCCTAGCAGCAAGCACCAGGGTTAAGTGCTCagatcagacccaccagctgctccaggtggGGAGGTGAGGCCGTCTCTTCCatagagatgtacagccttggaaacctgccgGGGCAGCCTCTCCTGCACCCTCGGCTTGCTGTGTGGTGGGACGGGCGCGGCCATGGGTTTGGGTCATTGTACCCTCAGCCTGCATGGAGGGCTGTTGGCCCTTGATATGTTTTAAAGCAGCGTGCCGGTGGCTGGCTCCCTCATGCTAGGTTAA
Coding sequences:
- the GTF2H3 gene encoding general transcription factor IIH subunit 3 isoform X2 produces the protein MVSDEDEVNLLVIIVDTNPIWWGKQALKGSQFTLSKCLDAAMVLGNSHLFMNRSNSLAVIASHIQESRFLYPGKNGRLGDCFGDAGNLPSEFNPSGSKDGKYELLTAANEVIAEEIKDLMTKSDLKGQHTETLLAGSLAKALCYIHRMNKEVKDNQEMKSRILVIKAAEDSALQYMNFMNVIFAAQKQNILIDACVLDSDSGLLQQACDITGGLYLKVPQMPSLLQYLLWVFLPDQDQRSQLILPPPIHVDYRAACFCHRTLIEIGYVCSVCLSIFCNFSPICTTCETAFKISLPPVLKAKKKKLKVSA
- the GTF2H3 gene encoding general transcription factor IIH subunit 3 isoform X1; translated protein: MVSDGERGAGTGLPPLGQEDEVNLLVIIVDTNPIWWGKQALKGSQFTLSKCLDAAMVLGNSHLFMNRSNSLAVIASHIQESRFLYPGKNGRLGDCFGDAGNLPSEFNPSGSKDGKYELLTAANEVIAEEIKDLMTKSDLKGQHTETLLAGSLAKALCYIHRMNKEVKDNQEMKSRILVIKAAEDSALQYMNFMNVIFAAQKQNILIDACVLDSDSGLLQQACDITGGLYLKVPQMPSLLQYLLWVFLPDQDQRSQLILPPPIHVDYRAACFCHRTLIEIGYVCSVCLSIFCNFSPICTTCETAFKISLPPVLKAKKKKLKVSA